The following are encoded together in the Roseivirga misakiensis genome:
- a CDS encoding ABC transporter permease: MLANMFIVAWRNAIRHKQFTVLNILGLSIGITACFLIGLYVLNESSYDNFHEKGDRVYRINQPEIWGEWENQFASTGPNIAVALRSDIPEFEEVTRIHSPGQYVITYEPDGGNIKSFGEGKVFIAEDNFFKIFSFPAIKGNLDQALVTPQSIVLTERMATKYFGTEDPIGKTLEIKRSGAAPRPFVVTAVTEDPPANSHINFDMLVSMSSYPHIKRREHQWIWTTFGTYGLVRPGTDIEALEAKLQEIPSKWAAPAIKRVFEKSLEDYLEGRKWTLYMQPVREAYIYSPPTGNRFGPAGNIVYVQVFGAVGLLILLLSSINFMNLSTARSANRAKEVGIRKTLGSPKNALIQQFIFESVLFVFVSTVIATVATEFSLNAFNKLSETQLSLYDKLADPIFLTILIGFILTLGIAAGSYPAFYLSSFNPIEVLKGKLSSGFKGKFIRNGLVVFQFTITIALIISAMFVQKQLNFAASANLGFDNDNVIQMHGMEWLNESNKETFQTLLKSNPAFEKVALSDYVPPNIWAEDKYKAYGADMKPITLNRLRSEEDYLELLNLEFIAGRNFDKTRGNDKSKIILNETAVQDMGWGTADNYSEDSPIGKFITLPSSEEALFEVIGVVKDFNFNSVRFEIGPLMIINEKNDFLWESGTDFISVRLNSSLVQNSGELGELIDDIEEKLAQVNPGIPFEYSFMDQDFESFFRKEQQMGEVLNVFTIMALSIACLGLFGLAAFSAEQRKKELGVRKVLGASVYRLVYVFTAEFTVLIVIALLIASPLAYLFVKNWLANFAFKTPISIVVFLLAALGSLVVAWLTIGFQSLRAASRNPVEVLRDE, from the coding sequence ATGCTGGCTAACATGTTCATAGTTGCTTGGAGGAATGCCATTAGGCACAAACAATTTACAGTTCTGAATATTCTAGGGCTTTCCATCGGGATAACCGCTTGTTTTCTCATCGGGCTTTATGTTTTAAATGAAAGTTCTTATGATAACTTCCATGAAAAAGGCGATCGAGTTTATAGAATTAATCAACCAGAGATTTGGGGAGAATGGGAGAACCAGTTTGCGTCAACAGGGCCAAATATTGCAGTTGCATTAAGGTCTGATATTCCAGAATTTGAAGAAGTTACAAGAATTCACTCACCTGGTCAGTATGTAATCACATATGAGCCAGATGGCGGCAATATCAAATCCTTTGGTGAGGGCAAAGTCTTTATAGCAGAGGATAACTTTTTTAAAATTTTCTCCTTCCCTGCCATCAAAGGTAACTTAGATCAAGCTTTGGTAACTCCTCAGAGCATAGTGCTTACGGAAAGGATGGCTACAAAATACTTTGGCACAGAAGATCCAATCGGAAAGACATTAGAGATAAAACGTTCTGGCGCCGCACCGAGGCCCTTCGTAGTAACGGCGGTTACAGAAGACCCTCCTGCTAATTCCCATATCAATTTTGATATGCTCGTATCGATGAGCAGTTACCCTCATATTAAAAGACGCGAGCATCAATGGATTTGGACGACTTTCGGAACTTACGGACTTGTTCGCCCCGGCACTGACATAGAGGCGCTAGAAGCTAAGCTCCAAGAAATACCTTCAAAATGGGCTGCTCCAGCAATCAAAAGAGTCTTCGAGAAATCATTGGAAGACTACTTAGAAGGTCGCAAATGGACGCTATATATGCAGCCTGTTAGAGAAGCATATATTTACTCCCCCCCTACTGGCAACAGGTTCGGTCCTGCGGGAAATATTGTCTATGTGCAGGTATTTGGAGCAGTTGGATTGCTCATATTACTCCTCTCCAGCATCAATTTCATGAACTTATCTACTGCTCGATCGGCCAATCGCGCGAAAGAAGTAGGCATCAGAAAAACGCTTGGTTCTCCTAAGAATGCATTGATCCAACAATTCATTTTTGAATCTGTTTTATTCGTTTTTGTAAGCACCGTTATCGCTACAGTGGCTACGGAATTCTCATTGAATGCATTCAATAAATTATCTGAAACGCAATTGTCTCTTTATGACAAGCTTGCCGACCCAATATTTTTAACAATTCTAATTGGGTTTATTCTCACTTTGGGCATTGCGGCTGGTAGTTATCCAGCCTTCTATTTGTCATCATTCAACCCTATTGAGGTTTTGAAAGGCAAACTAAGCAGTGGTTTTAAAGGGAAATTTATTAGAAACGGCTTGGTCGTATTTCAGTTTACCATAACAATCGCTCTCATAATTTCAGCCATGTTTGTACAAAAGCAACTGAATTTTGCGGCAAGTGCCAACTTAGGTTTTGATAATGATAACGTCATTCAAATGCACGGTATGGAGTGGCTGAATGAAAGTAACAAGGAAACTTTCCAGACGCTGCTTAAATCGAATCCTGCTTTCGAAAAAGTAGCATTATCGGATTATGTTCCCCCAAACATTTGGGCCGAAGATAAATACAAGGCTTATGGTGCCGATATGAAGCCCATAACGCTAAACAGACTCAGATCTGAGGAAGATTATTTAGAGCTATTAAACCTTGAGTTTATAGCAGGCCGCAACTTTGATAAAACTAGAGGTAACGATAAAAGCAAAATCATCTTGAACGAAACGGCCGTCCAAGATATGGGATGGGGTACTGCCGATAATTATAGCGAGGATTCTCCAATTGGCAAGTTTATAACACTTCCTTCAAGTGAAGAAGCCCTATTTGAGGTCATAGGCGTTGTAAAGGACTTCAATTTTAATAGTGTGAGGTTTGAAATAGGCCCATTAATGATCATCAACGAAAAGAATGATTTCTTATGGGAAAGCGGCACTGATTTTATTTCTGTCCGATTGAACTCCAGTTTGGTTCAAAATTCAGGTGAATTGGGGGAATTGATCGATGATATTGAAGAAAAATTAGCACAAGTAAACCCTGGGATTCCTTTTGAATACTCTTTCATGGATCAAGATTTCGAAAGCTTCTTTAGAAAAGAACAGCAAATGGGAGAGGTGCTCAATGTTTTCACCATTATGGCCTTATCTATAGCGTGCTTAGGTCTCTTTGGCTTAGCCGCTTTTTCTGCCGAACAAAGAAAAAAGGAGTTAGGTGTAAGAAAAGTTCTTGGCGCATCGGTTTACCGATTGGTATATGTTTTTACGGCAGAATTCACTGTGCTCATTGTAATTGCGCTTTTGATCGCCAGTCCACTTGCCTATTTATTTGTCAAGAATTGGCTGGCTAACTTTGCCTTTAAGACGCCAATTTCCATTGTGGTTTTCCTATTGGCGGCGCTGGGTTCGTTAGTAGTAGCTTGGCTAACCATCGGTTTCCAGTCGTTGAGAGCGGCTAGCAGAAACCCGGTGGAAGTATTGCGCGATGAATAA
- a CDS encoding lysophospholipid acyltransferase family protein, with protein MFFVKLLSYLPSWCLYPFAEAGAFLAYHILKYRKGVVMENLKTAFPEKPDVELKKIARQFYRHFCQVFVEMILAYSYKKKDWQKRMKLINSEEVLHYLDKGVPTILVSGHVANWEWPAFSVGSQLGYPIEFLYKSVDNGYFESIMHRLRTRHGGTPIPKDNALREIVKRKNQPRVIGIIGDQLPAMGTEKQWIDFLNQETAFYVGAERIAKLTKYVVFYASVKRVGLGKYEMCVKEIAAPPYNKEDLNITANYVSALEETIRENPSDYLWSHKRWKYTKAQEQAALNQVN; from the coding sequence ATGTTTTTTGTCAAGCTACTTTCATATCTGCCATCGTGGTGTCTATATCCTTTTGCTGAGGCTGGCGCTTTTTTAGCTTATCACATTCTGAAGTATAGAAAAGGTGTGGTGATGGAAAATCTAAAAACAGCCTTCCCCGAAAAACCCGATGTTGAGCTTAAAAAGATTGCGCGTCAGTTTTATCGTCATTTTTGTCAAGTATTTGTAGAAATGATTTTAGCGTATAGCTACAAGAAAAAGGATTGGCAGAAACGCATGAAGCTTATAAATAGCGAAGAAGTGCTGCATTATTTAGATAAAGGAGTTCCTACAATTCTTGTTTCTGGCCATGTGGCCAATTGGGAATGGCCGGCCTTTTCAGTGGGTAGTCAGTTGGGGTATCCCATAGAGTTTCTGTACAAATCAGTGGACAATGGTTATTTTGAAAGTATCATGCATCGTTTGAGGACCAGGCATGGTGGCACGCCAATACCGAAGGATAATGCGCTACGGGAAATTGTTAAGCGTAAAAACCAACCTCGGGTAATTGGTATAATAGGAGATCAGTTGCCGGCTATGGGAACAGAAAAGCAGTGGATCGATTTTCTAAATCAAGAAACAGCCTTTTATGTAGGTGCCGAACGGATCGCTAAACTCACAAAGTATGTCGTCTTTTACGCCTCTGTTAAAAGAGTTGGTTTGGGTAAGTATGAAATGTGTGTAAAAGAAATAGCAGCGCCTCCTTATAATAAAGAAGACTTAAATATTACTGCTAATTATGTGTCTGCCTTAGAAGAAACTATTCGCGAAAATCCTTCAGATTATCTCTGGTCGCATAAACGATGGAAGTACACGAAAGCCCAAGAGCAGGCCGCATTAAACCAAGTAAATTAA
- a CDS encoding alpha/beta hydrolase gives MRTLTLFWAILLLFSCQTVKQDKAGISSSQITIFDNELTIEGLDRPRTIRVYTPPGYADGDQNYPVIYMHDGQNLFEDSTSFAGEWGVDENLDSISKINGLDLIVVGIDNGGENRIHELTAWDHPRYGKAEGKAYMEFIVNTVKPFIDSKFRTKPERQHTAIMGSSLGGLISHYAIYEYPEVFSKAGIFSPSYWWGKGPFDQVEQKKLPNDTRLAFLMGGKEGDNMVKPMQQMVSKILANGHSDTNLTSIINPEGEHNEKLWRSEFQEAILWLFQ, from the coding sequence ATGAGGACGTTGACACTATTTTGGGCCATTTTACTATTGTTTTCTTGTCAAACGGTAAAACAAGATAAAGCTGGAATATCATCAAGTCAGATAACAATCTTTGATAACGAGTTGACGATTGAAGGCTTAGATAGACCTAGAACTATTCGTGTTTATACACCTCCTGGATATGCCGATGGTGATCAAAACTACCCAGTGATCTACATGCACGATGGTCAAAACCTCTTTGAAGACTCAACCTCTTTTGCGGGAGAATGGGGCGTCGATGAGAATCTAGATTCTATTAGCAAAATAAACGGCCTCGATTTAATAGTAGTAGGTATCGACAATGGTGGTGAAAATAGAATCCATGAATTAACGGCTTGGGATCACCCGAGGTATGGTAAAGCCGAGGGAAAAGCCTACATGGAATTTATTGTAAATACAGTCAAGCCGTTTATTGATTCTAAATTTAGAACTAAGCCTGAACGGCAGCATACGGCTATTATGGGAAGCTCTTTGGGTGGTTTAATTTCACATTATGCCATTTATGAATATCCAGAAGTATTTAGTAAGGCTGGTATATTCTCACCCTCCTATTGGTGGGGTAAAGGACCTTTTGATCAAGTAGAACAAAAAAAGCTGCCTAACGATACCCGCTTAGCCTTTTTAATGGGGGGCAAAGAAGGAGATAATATGGTAAAGCCGATGCAACAGATGGTTTCTAAGATTTTGGCCAATGGGCATTCCGATACGAATCTTACTTCAATAATAAATCCAGAAGGAGAACACAATGAAAAACTGTGGAGGTCGGAATTTCAGGAAGCAATATTATGGTTGTTTCAATAG
- a CDS encoding FtsX-like permease family protein: MHNSADNNIQPPKYLQKILHWFCDDNLVEAISGDLFEGYQFTLGSVGRRRANWWYFINVIKFLKPQFMQKLKRTQDFTPKFGNYFKVALRNVGRHKLVAGINVVGLTLGLAVMIFSAEYLRHQLTSDQYMPDSDRIYRIVRKYRSQTYSNLSFSSWYSTSREGQLANMRSFSELPEVEEVGQFVISNSDIMGRGFFINANDRKFRGGPILYTNTAESIQNIFQWDFLRGSMPTNKEGVILTDKIARRYFGELADEAVGKTIRIEDKPYIVNGVVKHIPENSHFDFNVIAVVDSIPYTWGAYTFAKLREGTKDIEAVSDKITKASYIADPESESDPLEKGLQLQRLKDIHLGSQYLYEIEQNVKPVYLYLFGVVGLLVLIITITNYVNLAVAINANRLKEVGVRKVIGAKKRDVFAQFMFEAVLSTFLGLSLAILLVYALLPQFNQLLSVKLAWSTIIAPSHLMAYVLFSLLVGIISGIYPSVLLSSKPLLGLLGKHRNLSIGKMSLRKILLGMQFFLLVLMTGFGFYVNRQLKFVTETDLGFEKEGIMSFYLRGLDKIRPITAKLLTNPNIKEVGRGGTPGNLPFNTVTYKFENNDEVFDDANQVFMDYATVKMLGLNSAAFTSLDEGKEKVVLLNRAAGRNYERLTGEPMENLIGQNLIQEPEWTQDDGTVGDPEFIDGFIEDFHYFSKRESFSPLFIQVYNDLPWGYGLNVKMDTENLFETMSFIREAYAEVEKERPFNYKFLDDKLQSLYAEESKVGLIVKILSILSVVLASAGLIGLTYYNAKMKQREIAIRKVLGAGTRHILKLMSQDFLRIGLIALVAALPLTIYAINLWLDNFAFHIDTELWVLLVIGGLGLSIMLFGVLTQSYRTTRINLVEPLKQD; this comes from the coding sequence ATGCACAATTCAGCTGACAACAATATTCAGCCGCCGAAATACTTACAGAAAATTCTTCACTGGTTCTGTGATGATAACCTTGTGGAAGCTATTTCAGGTGATCTATTTGAAGGCTATCAATTTACCCTTGGCAGCGTTGGTCGGCGCAGAGCCAATTGGTGGTATTTCATCAATGTTATCAAATTCTTAAAACCTCAATTCATGCAAAAACTTAAAAGAACTCAAGATTTCACACCCAAATTTGGCAACTACTTTAAAGTAGCCTTGCGTAATGTTGGTCGACATAAATTAGTGGCGGGAATTAATGTAGTTGGGCTTACGCTCGGCTTAGCCGTGATGATATTCTCTGCGGAATATCTCAGGCATCAATTAACATCAGATCAGTACATGCCAGATTCTGATCGCATCTACAGGATAGTCAGGAAGTATCGTTCCCAGACTTATTCTAATCTTAGCTTTTCTAGCTGGTACAGTACCAGCCGAGAGGGCCAGCTAGCCAACATGAGATCTTTCAGTGAACTACCTGAAGTTGAAGAAGTAGGTCAGTTCGTTATTTCCAATAGCGATATCATGGGCCGTGGTTTTTTTATCAATGCTAATGACCGGAAATTTCGTGGCGGGCCCATCCTTTACACGAATACTGCCGAATCGATCCAAAATATTTTCCAGTGGGATTTTCTACGCGGCAGTATGCCCACTAATAAAGAAGGTGTAATTCTGACTGATAAAATCGCAAGGCGATATTTCGGCGAATTAGCAGATGAGGCTGTTGGTAAAACCATCAGAATAGAAGATAAACCATATATAGTCAATGGGGTCGTGAAGCATATTCCGGAAAACTCTCATTTCGACTTCAACGTGATTGCAGTCGTTGATAGTATACCGTACACCTGGGGAGCCTATACTTTCGCAAAACTTCGGGAAGGCACAAAAGATATTGAGGCAGTTTCGGATAAGATTACAAAGGCCAGCTACATAGCCGATCCTGAATCAGAATCTGATCCATTGGAAAAAGGGCTTCAATTACAACGATTAAAGGATATTCACCTAGGTTCGCAATACCTATATGAGATAGAACAAAACGTAAAGCCAGTTTATCTGTATTTGTTTGGAGTAGTAGGTTTACTGGTTCTGATCATAACCATTACCAATTATGTTAACCTGGCAGTCGCGATCAATGCCAATCGATTAAAAGAAGTTGGGGTGAGAAAAGTAATAGGTGCCAAGAAAAGGGATGTTTTTGCCCAATTTATGTTTGAAGCTGTTTTATCGACTTTTTTAGGACTCTCACTCGCTATTCTTCTCGTTTACGCCTTGTTACCTCAATTCAACCAGCTTTTATCGGTGAAATTAGCTTGGTCTACTATTATAGCACCAAGTCATCTGATGGCATACGTACTTTTCAGTTTACTTGTGGGTATTATCAGTGGAATTTACCCTTCGGTTTTACTTTCATCAAAACCTTTACTCGGGTTATTAGGTAAGCATCGGAATTTGAGTATTGGTAAAATGAGCCTCAGAAAGATTTTACTAGGTATGCAATTTTTCCTGCTTGTGTTGATGACCGGGTTTGGGTTTTATGTTAATAGACAATTGAAATTTGTGACCGAAACCGATCTAGGCTTTGAAAAAGAAGGGATAATGAGTTTTTACCTGAGAGGGTTAGATAAAATTAGACCAATTACCGCGAAGCTTCTAACCAACCCAAACATAAAAGAAGTCGGGCGAGGAGGGACACCGGGCAACCTGCCTTTTAATACGGTCACCTACAAATTTGAGAATAACGATGAAGTTTTTGACGATGCTAATCAGGTCTTTATGGATTATGCCACGGTCAAGATGTTGGGGTTGAATTCGGCGGCTTTTACTTCTTTGGATGAGGGTAAAGAAAAGGTTGTGCTACTAAATAGGGCCGCTGGAAGGAATTATGAAAGACTAACAGGCGAGCCGATGGAGAATTTAATAGGACAAAACTTAATCCAAGAACCAGAATGGACGCAAGATGATGGAACTGTTGGCGACCCAGAATTTATAGATGGCTTCATTGAGGACTTCCACTATTTTTCAAAAAGAGAGTCCTTCAGTCCGCTGTTTATTCAAGTCTATAACGATTTGCCTTGGGGCTACGGCTTAAATGTCAAAATGGATACCGAGAACCTATTTGAAACTATGAGTTTTATTAGAGAGGCTTATGCCGAAGTGGAAAAAGAGAGGCCATTCAACTACAAATTTTTAGACGATAAACTACAATCTCTTTATGCCGAAGAAAGTAAAGTTGGGCTCATCGTTAAGATATTGAGTATTCTGTCAGTGGTGTTGGCTTCTGCTGGTCTGATCGGTTTGACCTACTACAATGCGAAAATGAAACAAAGAGAGATTGCCATCAGAAAGGTGCTCGGTGCCGGCACGCGTCACATTTTAAAGCTTATGTCCCAAGACTTTTTGCGCATTGGCCTTATAGCACTTGTGGCCGCGCTACCTTTGACCATTTATGCGATAAACTTATGGTTAGATAATTTCGCTTTTCACATCGACACCGAACTTTGGGTATTGTTGGTGATTGGTGGTTTGGGGCTCTCGATCATGCTGTTCGGCGTATTGACACAATCCTATCGAACTACTCGAATAAACTTAGTGGAGCCATTAAAACAAGACTAA
- a CDS encoding PadR family transcriptional regulator, whose protein sequence is MKNLGNLEETVLLLVMIMEKPYGYAIADEYRDQTGQVISISAIHTVLMRLEKKGLILSKMEGATETRGGRRKRICEVTGLGRSVIQALKENRMKLWSQIQGI, encoded by the coding sequence ATGAAGAACCTTGGAAACTTAGAAGAGACTGTGCTACTGCTCGTCATGATTATGGAAAAGCCTTATGGCTATGCGATCGCCGATGAATACCGTGATCAAACTGGTCAGGTTATTTCGATTAGCGCTATTCACACAGTTTTAATGAGGCTTGAAAAGAAAGGTTTGATCCTTTCGAAAATGGAGGGCGCTACAGAAACCCGTGGCGGCAGACGGAAACGAATTTGTGAAGTGACAGGGCTTGGTCGATCTGTCATTCAAGCTTTAAAGGAGAACAGAATGAAGCTTTGGAGTCAAATTCAAGGGATTTAA